A genomic window from Candidatus Kouleothrix ribensis includes:
- a CDS encoding dihydroorotate dehydrogenase-like protein: MSDYLPDAIDLTTSYMGLSLKNPLVASASPLSKKIDLARRLEDAGIAAIVMYSLFEEQITHESRELDHYLTHGTEHYGEALSYFPDLGHYNIGPEPYLDLLHRLKQAVSIPVIGSLNGVSTGGWVDYALRMQEAGADAIELNIYYLPTDPDITSAELEESYVELVRTVRERVHVPIALKLSPFFTALPNMARRFADAGADALVLFNRFYQPDFDLDRLEVVPNLTLSSSNDLRLPLSWIAMLYGRVPVDFALTGGVHDAIDVLKAMMAGANVAMMTSELLSHGIYRVRDILNDLRAWMIEHEYESIEQMRGSMSQRAVAEPAAFERANYMKVLNSFNTRVT; this comes from the coding sequence ATGTCCGACTATCTTCCCGATGCTATCGACCTGACCACCAGTTATATGGGTCTGTCGCTTAAGAACCCGCTGGTCGCCTCGGCCTCGCCGCTCTCGAAGAAGATCGACCTGGCGCGGCGGCTGGAGGATGCCGGCATAGCGGCGATTGTGATGTACTCGCTGTTCGAAGAGCAGATCACGCACGAGAGCCGCGAGCTCGATCACTACCTGACGCACGGCACCGAGCACTATGGCGAGGCGCTCAGCTATTTCCCCGACCTGGGGCACTACAATATTGGGCCCGAGCCATACCTCGATCTGCTGCACCGCCTCAAGCAGGCCGTCAGCATCCCGGTGATCGGCAGCCTGAACGGCGTCTCGACCGGCGGTTGGGTCGACTATGCGCTGCGCATGCAAGAGGCCGGCGCCGACGCGATCGAGCTGAACATCTACTACCTGCCAACCGACCCGGATATCACGAGCGCCGAGCTCGAAGAGAGCTATGTCGAGCTGGTGCGCACCGTGCGCGAGCGTGTGCATGTGCCGATCGCGCTCAAGCTTAGCCCGTTCTTCACCGCGCTGCCGAATATGGCCCGCCGCTTCGCCGATGCCGGCGCCGACGCGCTGGTGCTATTCAATCGCTTCTACCAGCCCGACTTCGACCTCGATCGGCTTGAGGTGGTGCCGAACCTGACGCTCAGCTCCTCGAATGATCTGCGCCTGCCGCTCAGCTGGATCGCTATGCTGTATGGCCGCGTGCCGGTCGATTTCGCGCTGACCGGTGGCGTGCATGATGCGATCGATGTGCTCAAGGCCATGATGGCCGGCGCAAATGTGGCCATGATGACCTCGGAGCTGCTGTCGCACGGCATCTACCGCGTGCGCGACATCCTGAACGATCTGCGTGCCTGGATGATCGAGCACGAGTATGAGTCGATCGAGCAAATGCGCGGCAGCATGAGCCAGCGCGCCGTTGCCGAGCCGGCCGCGTTCGAGCGTGCGAACTATATGAAGGTGCTCAACTCGTTCAATACACGCGTGACATAG
- a CDS encoding GAF domain-containing protein, producing the protein MFDQRDLRPSHLLYVSDVVSNPQNHAEAQFQTLLESAPDAIVIADGNGRIVIVNHQAEILFGYQRDELLGQSVEILLPDQLHERHARYRHNYSIDPRTRPMGLGHTLIARHKSGTEFPTEVSLSPLETEQGLLVTSVIRDISERKGAEAALQRQTAFVQLLQEVAVTANQASGVEEALQQALNQICTHTGWPIGHVYLPDPQGTMLTPTRIWHLENPNRFMAFRKQSEALEFALGVGLIGRVLESKKPVWSGDAGADPAFLRAEVATKNGIHASFAFPVLVGDEVAAVLEFFSLEAAEPDAALLDVMTHVGTQLGRVVERTRSAEQLERRVERRTAHLNALLELSKELLPTRGLDTLLQRAMSNAMALVPEASCGAIYLYESSSNRLAPRASSGFSQLPATNVPATLGALGVAFTTRQAHVANTADEFVALTPEMSDEQRLQLLRALDLRTLPTGALAIPLVAHDQAVGVLLLLRKTGAGKFAAEARATLEGLANLAAAAILEERSARRAATLSNQLASLEEQQRALTERLSSAEAAILQAARLAAVGQLAASIAHEINNPLYAARNCLYLLENELADQRAGSDFLTIAREQLTRIAGIIQRMRDFYRPARGDLAPADINQLLEDTLALAGLNMRESSIEMIFTPDHTLPNVRCNADQLRQVFLNLVLNAIEAMPNGGTLTVRTVAGQNVALIEIQDTGVGIPDDIRVHLFEPFYTNKPNGTGLGLSISAHIVTQHSGQIEVESVEGQGSVFRVVLPYEP; encoded by the coding sequence ATGTTCGACCAACGCGATCTTCGCCCAAGCCACCTGCTCTATGTGAGTGACGTTGTGTCGAACCCACAGAACCATGCCGAAGCACAATTCCAGACCCTGCTAGAGTCGGCGCCGGACGCGATTGTGATTGCCGACGGCAACGGCCGGATCGTGATTGTCAATCACCAGGCCGAAATCTTATTTGGCTACCAGCGCGACGAGTTGCTCGGCCAGTCGGTTGAGATCTTGCTGCCCGATCAGCTGCACGAGCGGCATGCGCGCTACCGCCACAACTACAGCATCGATCCACGCACCCGCCCGATGGGCCTGGGCCACACGCTGATCGCCCGGCACAAGAGCGGCACCGAGTTCCCCACCGAGGTTAGCCTCAGCCCACTCGAAACCGAACAGGGCCTGCTGGTGACCAGTGTCATCCGTGATATTAGCGAGCGCAAGGGCGCCGAGGCCGCGCTACAGCGCCAAACGGCGTTCGTGCAGCTGTTGCAAGAGGTTGCCGTCACCGCTAACCAGGCTTCGGGGGTCGAAGAGGCGCTTCAGCAGGCGCTCAACCAGATCTGCACACACACCGGCTGGCCGATCGGGCATGTCTACCTACCCGACCCGCAAGGCACCATGCTGACGCCGACCAGGATCTGGCATCTCGAGAACCCAAATCGCTTCATGGCGTTTCGCAAGCAATCCGAGGCGCTCGAGTTCGCGCTGGGCGTCGGGTTGATCGGGCGCGTGCTTGAGTCGAAGAAGCCGGTCTGGAGCGGCGATGCCGGTGCCGACCCGGCCTTTCTGCGCGCAGAGGTGGCCACCAAGAATGGCATTCACGCCAGCTTCGCCTTCCCGGTGCTGGTTGGCGACGAAGTGGCCGCCGTGCTCGAGTTCTTCTCGCTAGAGGCGGCCGAGCCCGACGCGGCGCTGCTCGACGTGATGACCCATGTCGGCACCCAGCTTGGGCGCGTGGTCGAGCGCACCCGCTCGGCTGAACAGCTCGAGCGCCGCGTCGAGCGCCGCACCGCCCACCTCAACGCACTGCTCGAGCTGAGCAAAGAGCTGCTACCGACACGCGGGCTCGACACGCTGCTGCAGCGTGCGATGAGCAACGCCATGGCGCTGGTGCCCGAGGCCAGCTGCGGTGCGATCTATTTGTACGAGTCATCGAGCAACCGCCTGGCACCGCGGGCCAGCTCGGGCTTCAGCCAGCTGCCGGCCACGAATGTGCCGGCCACGCTTGGCGCGCTGGGCGTAGCATTCACCACCCGCCAGGCTCATGTAGCCAACACCGCCGACGAGTTCGTGGCGCTGACGCCCGAGATGAGCGACGAGCAGCGGCTTCAGCTCTTGCGCGCGCTCGACCTACGCACGCTGCCCACCGGCGCGCTGGCCATCCCGCTGGTGGCGCACGACCAGGCGGTGGGCGTGCTGCTGCTGCTGCGCAAAACCGGCGCCGGAAAGTTCGCGGCCGAGGCCCGCGCCACCCTCGAAGGGCTGGCCAACCTGGCTGCCGCCGCTATCCTCGAAGAGCGGAGCGCCCGGCGCGCCGCCACACTCTCGAACCAGCTGGCCAGCCTGGAAGAGCAGCAGCGCGCGCTGACCGAGCGGCTGAGCTCGGCCGAGGCGGCGATTTTGCAGGCCGCGCGCCTGGCCGCAGTCGGCCAGCTGGCCGCCTCGATCGCCCACGAGATCAACAACCCGCTGTATGCCGCGCGCAACTGCCTGTACTTGCTCGAAAACGAGCTGGCCGACCAGCGCGCCGGCTCGGATTTTCTGACGATCGCGCGCGAGCAGCTGACGCGCATCGCCGGGATCATCCAGCGCATGCGCGATTTCTATCGCCCGGCGCGCGGCGACCTGGCACCGGCCGACATCAACCAGCTGCTCGAGGATACGCTGGCGCTGGCCGGGCTGAACATGCGCGAGTCGTCGATCGAGATGATCTTCACGCCCGACCACACGCTGCCAAATGTGCGCTGCAACGCCGACCAGCTACGCCAGGTGTTTCTCAACCTGGTGCTCAACGCGATCGAGGCCATGCCCAACGGCGGCACGCTCACGGTGCGCACGGTGGCCGGCCAGAACGTGGCATTGATCGAGATCCAGGACACCGGCGTGGGCATCCCCGACGATATCCGGGTACACCTGTTCGAGCCGTTCTACACCAACAAGCCCAACGGCACCGGCCTGGGCCTGTCGATCAGTGCGCATATTGTGACACAACACAGCGGCCAGATCGAGGTCGAGAGCGTCGAAGGCCAGGGCAGCGTATTCCGCGTGGTGCTGCCGTACGAACCCTAG
- a CDS encoding DoxX family membrane protein — MKANLVSAKGEVTIPDPPIAHVLFSTTKFAWLWAIVRIYLGYQWINAGYHKVTGQGWIDGGAALKGFWANAVKIPEGGRPAIAFDWYRGFIQYMLDSGWYTWFAPLVAFGEVLIGVALIAGAFVGIAAFFGALMNWNFIMAGAASTNAVLFTLAIVLILAWKVAGWYGADRFLLPLVGTPWAWRHTDTPPSSPQVKPSL; from the coding sequence ATGAAGGCTAATCTCGTCAGTGCCAAAGGAGAGGTAACCATCCCCGATCCGCCGATCGCACATGTGTTGTTCAGCACCACCAAGTTTGCGTGGTTGTGGGCGATCGTTCGAATCTACCTGGGCTACCAGTGGATCAACGCCGGCTACCACAAGGTCACCGGCCAGGGCTGGATCGATGGCGGCGCGGCACTCAAGGGGTTCTGGGCCAATGCGGTCAAGATTCCCGAGGGCGGCCGGCCAGCGATCGCATTCGACTGGTACCGCGGCTTCATCCAGTACATGCTCGACAGCGGCTGGTATACCTGGTTCGCACCGCTGGTGGCGTTCGGCGAGGTGCTGATTGGCGTCGCGCTGATCGCCGGCGCATTCGTAGGCATCGCGGCCTTCTTTGGCGCATTGATGAACTGGAACTTCATTATGGCCGGCGCGGCCAGCACTAACGCGGTGCTGTTCACCCTGGCAATCGTGCTCATCCTGGCCTGGAAGGTCGCCGGCTGGTATGGCGCCGACCGCTTCCTGCTGCCGCTGGTAGGCACACCGTGGGCCTGGAGGCACACTGATACTCCGCCCAGTAGCCCGCAAGTCAAGCCGTCACTATAG
- a CDS encoding GMC family oxidoreductase has product MTSTSDTFDYVVIGSGFGGSVSAMRLTEKGYRVLVLERGKRFRDEDFATTTWNIRKYLWMPAARCFGILQISPFRDVFVLHGAGVGGGSLGYANVLMEPSDELFAAPAWHKLADWKSVLQPHYDTAKRMLGVAPNPRLWPADHTLRLIAGEMGQAATFRPTTVGTFFGAPGVEVADPYFGGEGPARTGCIHCGGCMVGCRHNAKNTMVKNYLFLAEKWGAQVRAECNVRDIQPLPHAQADGARYQVIYNRSTAWRKGKPTVVRARNVVVSAGTLGTLRLLFRCRDITRSLPGISRRLGDIVRTNSEALLGVVNRSLKTDYSQGIAITSIFNADAVTTIEPVRYPAGSDLMRFLAGPLLDSGTLGRRLLTSFVDIFKRPADFLRTHVLPGWAKRTTIMLVMQTEDNRIKLRLGRALSTLWRRGLVSQPDDEHSIPTTIPIGHVVTKRFAEKTNGIASGTINEALLNIPMTAHILGGCPFGLDARDGVVDLSCQVHNYPGLYVVDGSIVPANPGVNPSLTITALAEYAMSRVPHAAERTGAPSARPTQPGMALAGAAEQAV; this is encoded by the coding sequence ATGACCTCGACCAGCGACACCTTTGATTATGTGGTGATTGGCTCTGGCTTTGGCGGTAGCGTTTCGGCGATGCGCCTGACCGAGAAGGGCTACCGGGTGCTGGTGCTCGAGCGCGGCAAGCGCTTCCGCGACGAAGATTTTGCCACAACGACCTGGAATATTCGCAAGTACCTATGGATGCCGGCGGCGCGCTGCTTCGGCATCCTGCAGATCAGCCCGTTTCGCGATGTGTTCGTACTGCATGGTGCGGGCGTAGGCGGCGGCAGCCTGGGCTACGCGAATGTGCTGATGGAGCCGAGCGATGAGCTGTTCGCAGCGCCGGCCTGGCATAAACTGGCCGACTGGAAGAGCGTTTTGCAGCCGCACTACGATACCGCCAAGCGCATGCTCGGCGTGGCGCCCAACCCGCGCCTCTGGCCGGCCGACCATACGCTGCGGCTGATTGCCGGCGAGATGGGCCAGGCCGCCACCTTCCGGCCGACGACGGTCGGCACATTCTTTGGCGCGCCCGGCGTCGAGGTGGCCGATCCATACTTCGGCGGCGAGGGGCCGGCACGCACTGGCTGCATCCACTGCGGCGGCTGTATGGTCGGCTGCCGCCACAACGCCAAAAATACTATGGTCAAGAACTACCTGTTCCTGGCCGAGAAGTGGGGCGCCCAGGTGCGCGCCGAGTGCAATGTGCGCGACATCCAGCCGCTGCCGCATGCCCAGGCCGACGGCGCACGCTACCAGGTTATCTACAATCGCTCGACGGCCTGGCGTAAGGGCAAGCCGACTGTGGTGCGCGCGCGCAATGTGGTGGTGTCGGCCGGTACGCTCGGTACGCTGCGGCTGCTGTTCCGCTGCCGCGATATCACCCGCTCGCTGCCTGGGATCTCGCGGCGGCTGGGCGATATTGTGCGTACCAATAGCGAGGCGCTGCTTGGCGTCGTCAACCGCAGCTTGAAGACCGACTACTCGCAGGGGATCGCGATCACCTCGATCTTCAACGCCGACGCGGTGACGACGATCGAGCCGGTGCGTTACCCGGCCGGCTCGGATCTGATGCGCTTCCTGGCCGGCCCGCTACTCGATAGCGGCACGCTCGGCCGGCGCCTGCTCACTTCGTTCGTCGACATCTTCAAGCGCCCGGCCGATTTCCTGCGCACGCACGTGCTGCCGGGTTGGGCCAAGCGCACGACGATCATGCTGGTGATGCAGACCGAGGACAACCGGATCAAGCTGCGGCTGGGCCGGGCGCTCAGCACGCTCTGGCGGCGCGGCTTGGTGTCGCAGCCCGACGACGAGCACAGCATTCCTACCACCATCCCGATCGGCCATGTCGTGACCAAACGTTTCGCCGAGAAGACCAACGGCATCGCGTCGGGCACGATCAACGAGGCGCTGCTGAACATCCCCATGACGGCGCATATCCTGGGTGGCTGCCCGTTCGGCCTCGACGCGCGTGATGGTGTGGTCGATCTGAGCTGCCAGGTGCATAACTACCCCGGCCTGTACGTGGTCGATGGCTCGATCGTGCCGGCTAACCCCGGCGTCAACCCGAGCCTGACGATCACTGCGCTGGCCGAGTATGCCATGAGCCGCGTACCACACGCCGCCGAGCGCACCGGCGCCCCCAGCGCGCGCCCAACCCAGCCGGGCATGGCGCTGGCCGGCGCGGCCGAGCAGGCCGTGTGA
- the hoxE gene encoding bidirectional hydrogenase complex protein HoxE — MTSVDATTAAKVAAAAGSQHPSGDNRFKLLEATMKRQQYQPDALIEVLHKAQELFGYLSNDLLLYVAHSLKLPPSRVYGVATFYHFFSLAPQGEHTCVVCLGTACYVKGSASLLAAVEHEVGVKAGATTPDNQLSIATARCLGACGIAPATVFDGTVTGHQTIEALVARVRAALEA, encoded by the coding sequence ATGACGAGCGTCGACGCTACCACTGCGGCAAAGGTCGCCGCAGCCGCTGGGTCGCAGCACCCGAGCGGCGATAACCGTTTCAAGCTGCTGGAAGCGACCATGAAGCGCCAGCAATATCAGCCCGATGCGCTGATCGAGGTGCTGCATAAGGCCCAGGAGCTGTTCGGCTACCTCTCGAACGACTTGCTGCTGTATGTTGCGCATAGCCTCAAGCTGCCGCCCAGCCGCGTGTATGGCGTGGCAACGTTCTATCACTTCTTCTCGCTTGCGCCGCAAGGCGAGCACACCTGCGTGGTATGCCTGGGTACTGCCTGTTATGTCAAAGGCTCGGCCAGCCTGCTCGCCGCCGTCGAGCACGAGGTTGGCGTCAAGGCCGGCGCCACCACGCCCGATAACCAGCTCTCGATTGCGACTGCGCGCTGCCTGGGCGCATGCGGCATTGCCCCGGCTACTGTATTCGACGGCACTGTGACCGGCCACCAGACGATCGAGGCGCTGGTGGCACGGGTGCGGGCGGCGTTGGAGGCTTAG
- the nuoF gene encoding NADH-quinone oxidoreductase subunit NuoF: MDLAELRDIAEKQRLARKRIRIHCCTSSGCQASRSLEIKQRLTDAVVAEGLADEAQVVSVGCMGFCGQGPMVEVDPDGTLYEKVTPDHAPAIVAALKGGDAPDVPRGDPQHPFFARQVHIVRKNGGKIDPERIEEYIAAGGYATLHHVLHEMTPAEVIDEIIQSGLRGRGGAGYSTGLKWATVAKSPGTRKFIVCNGDEGDPGAFMDRSILESDPHLVLEGMAIAAYAVGAEQGYLYVRGEYPLAINRLQKAIQQGKKHGVLGSQIFETNVNIRVDIRIGAGAFVCGEETALMASIEGRRGMPRARPPYPAESGLWGCPTLINNVETFANIVPIVANGAEWYASFGTAKSKGTKVFALTGQIRNTGLIEVPMGITLREIVEDLGGGAPGGQVKAVQTGGPSGGCIPASLFDTPVDYDSLAQVGSIMGSGGMVVMDESTNMVDVASYYMEFCKDESCGKCIPCRVGTEQMHRLLGKIRAGQATQADLDRLTQLCRMVRETSLCGLGQSAPNPVLSTLRYFPEEYAAFIDTKPAGDAQPVHHGHTEAPEARSASREADSSQ; this comes from the coding sequence ATGGATCTGGCCGAGCTACGCGATATTGCCGAGAAGCAGCGCCTGGCACGCAAGCGCATCCGCATTCACTGCTGCACCTCTTCGGGCTGCCAGGCCTCGCGCTCACTCGAGATCAAGCAGCGCCTGACCGATGCGGTGGTGGCCGAGGGCCTGGCCGACGAGGCACAGGTGGTTAGCGTCGGCTGCATGGGCTTCTGCGGCCAGGGGCCGATGGTCGAGGTCGACCCCGACGGCACGCTCTACGAGAAAGTCACGCCCGACCATGCGCCGGCGATCGTCGCCGCGCTCAAGGGTGGCGACGCGCCGGATGTGCCGCGCGGCGACCCGCAGCATCCCTTCTTTGCACGCCAGGTGCATATTGTTCGGAAGAATGGCGGCAAGATCGACCCCGAGCGGATCGAAGAGTACATCGCCGCAGGTGGGTATGCCACCCTGCATCACGTGCTGCACGAGATGACGCCGGCCGAGGTGATTGACGAGATCATCCAGAGCGGCCTGCGCGGCCGCGGCGGCGCGGGCTACTCGACTGGCCTCAAATGGGCGACTGTGGCGAAATCGCCCGGCACGCGTAAGTTCATCGTCTGCAATGGCGACGAGGGCGACCCCGGTGCGTTTATGGATCGCAGCATCCTCGAGAGCGACCCGCACCTGGTGCTCGAGGGCATGGCGATTGCCGCCTATGCCGTTGGCGCCGAGCAGGGCTACCTGTATGTGCGCGGTGAGTATCCGCTGGCGATCAACCGCCTGCAGAAGGCCATCCAGCAGGGTAAGAAGCACGGCGTGCTGGGCAGCCAGATCTTCGAAACCAATGTCAACATTCGCGTCGATATTCGCATTGGCGCGGGCGCGTTTGTGTGTGGTGAAGAGACAGCGCTGATGGCCTCGATTGAGGGCCGCCGCGGTATGCCGCGCGCCCGCCCGCCCTACCCGGCCGAGAGCGGGCTGTGGGGCTGCCCGACGCTGATTAATAATGTCGAGACATTCGCCAACATCGTGCCGATCGTGGCTAACGGCGCCGAGTGGTACGCGTCGTTCGGCACTGCCAAGAGCAAAGGCACCAAAGTGTTCGCGCTCACCGGCCAGATCCGTAACACCGGCCTGATCGAGGTGCCGATGGGCATCACGCTGCGCGAGATTGTTGAAGATCTGGGCGGCGGCGCACCGGGCGGGCAAGTCAAGGCCGTGCAGACCGGCGGGCCATCGGGCGGGTGCATCCCGGCCAGCCTGTTCGACACGCCGGTCGACTACGACTCACTGGCACAGGTCGGGTCGATCATGGGCTCGGGTGGCATGGTCGTGATGGACGAGAGCACCAACATGGTCGACGTGGCCAGCTACTACATGGAATTCTGTAAGGACGAGTCGTGCGGCAAGTGCATCCCTTGCCGGGTCGGCACCGAGCAGATGCACCGGCTGCTTGGCAAGATCCGCGCCGGCCAGGCGACCCAGGCCGACCTCGATCGCCTGACGCAGCTGTGCCGTATGGTCAGGGAGACCAGCCTGTGCGGCCTGGGCCAATCGGCACCCAACCCGGTGCTGAGCACGCTGCGCTACTTCCCCGAAGAATATGCGGCATTTATCGATACGAAGCCGGCCGGTGACGCTCAGCCCGTACACCATGGTCATACCGAAGCACCAGAGGCACGCAGTGCATCACGGGAGGCAGACAGCAGCCAGTAG
- the hoxU gene encoding bidirectional hydrogenase complex protein HoxU has product MAVKTLSIDSKLVSAREDQTVLQAAREAGVHIPTLCHLDGISEAGACRLCLVEIGGSPKLQPACVTRVAEGMDVRTNTERLRDYRRMIVELLFAERNHVCSVCVANGHCELQDLAIEVGMDHVRFEYVFPQCDVDITHPRFGIDQSRCVLCTRCVRVCDEVEGVHTWDIAGRGAGARVITDLNQPWGSAQSCTSCGKCALACPTGAIFRRGSTVAEMERDSSRIAYIVSARGERW; this is encoded by the coding sequence ATGGCCGTTAAAACACTCTCTATCGACAGCAAACTCGTGAGCGCGCGCGAAGACCAAACTGTTCTGCAGGCGGCGCGCGAGGCCGGCGTGCATATTCCGACGCTGTGCCACCTCGACGGAATCTCCGAGGCCGGCGCATGCCGGCTCTGCCTGGTCGAGATCGGCGGCAGCCCCAAGCTTCAGCCGGCCTGCGTCACGCGCGTGGCCGAGGGCATGGACGTGCGCACCAACACCGAGCGGCTGCGCGATTACCGGCGCATGATCGTGGAATTGCTATTCGCCGAGCGCAACCATGTGTGTTCGGTGTGCGTGGCTAACGGGCACTGCGAGCTGCAAGACCTGGCGATCGAGGTGGGCATGGATCACGTGCGCTTCGAGTATGTGTTTCCGCAATGCGATGTCGATATCACACACCCGCGCTTTGGCATCGACCAGAGCCGCTGCGTGCTGTGTACGCGCTGCGTGCGCGTGTGCGACGAGGTTGAGGGTGTCCATACCTGGGACATCGCCGGGCGCGGCGCTGGCGCGCGCGTGATCACCGATCTGAACCAGCCCTGGGGTAGCGCGCAAAGCTGTACGTCGTGCGGCAAGTGCGCCCTGGCCTGCCCAACCGGGGCGATCTTCCGGCGCGGCTCGACGGTGGCCGAGATGGAGCGCGACTCATCGCGGATCGCGTATATTGTGTCCGCACGCGGTGAACGCTGGTAA
- a CDS encoding oxidoreductase: protein MSKLRLATVWLGGCSGCHMSLLDIDEWLIELAGQVDLVYSPLVDAKEYPTGVDLVLVEGAVANQDHLRMIREVRERSKLLISFGDCAVTGNVTALRNVLGTAAPILQMVYAERADIQPQLPYEPGIVPVLLDRVEPVHAIVPVDLYLPGCPPPAARIRALLEQLLAGVAPQLVGREMIKFG from the coding sequence ATGAGTAAATTGCGCCTTGCGACCGTTTGGCTGGGTGGCTGCTCGGGATGCCATATGTCGCTGCTCGACATCGACGAGTGGCTGATTGAGCTGGCCGGCCAGGTCGATCTGGTGTATAGCCCGCTGGTTGATGCCAAAGAGTACCCGACCGGCGTCGACCTTGTGCTGGTCGAGGGCGCGGTGGCCAACCAGGATCACCTGCGCATGATTCGCGAGGTGCGCGAGCGCTCGAAGCTGCTGATCAGCTTTGGCGACTGCGCGGTGACGGGCAATGTGACGGCGCTCCGCAACGTGCTGGGTACGGCTGCACCGATCTTGCAGATGGTGTATGCCGAGCGCGCCGACATACAGCCGCAGCTGCCGTACGAGCCGGGCATCGTGCCGGTGCTGCTCGACCGGGTTGAGCCGGTGCATGCGATTGTGCCGGTCGACCTGTACCTGCCGGGCTGCCCGCCGCCGGCCGCGCGCATCCGCGCGCTGCTCGAGCAGCTGCTGGCAGGCGTTGCGCCGCAGCTGGTGGGCCGCGAGATGATTAAGTTCGGGTAG